AAATCTATAAAATTGCGTCTAATAAGTAGAAAATGTAAATCATAGATCATAAGAATCACTATTTTATAGATAAAACCGGAAATTTATGACGCAGCGAAAATAAATTTTTTTCTGCTTTGCGCATAAGGAGGGAGAGCGTAATGGAATGTAATGAAATAAGAGAGTTGCTCTCACTTTATATTGATCAGATGCTTGATGCTGACGAACAGAAAGAGGTTGAGAAACATCTATCTGTTTGCGAAGCATGCAATCAAGAATATCAAGATCTGAATGAAGTTCATCTCCTTCTCAGTGGGATGGATCCGGTTCCTGTTCCTGAAGCCTTTGAATTCCGATTGAAGCAGGCGCTTCAAGAAGAAAAAAAGCGCTCCAGCGGCTATGGTGCATCGATCAAATCCTTGTTTGGAAGCAAACGGTATCGTATGCTGGCATCAGCGGCTGCTGTATTTGCGGTAGGCGTATTGACGCTTGGTGTGTATCAGGATGTCCTTGGTGATTTTGCAGATAAGCTAGGCTTTATTGGCCGGGACGGGATTGAACAGGCAGCACCGAAAGACGCAGAAGTCGATCTTTACGGCACTGCCAAAGACGAAGCAGGTTCCACTGACAGCATGAAAAAGCAACTTGATCCTCTAGAAGATCAACAGGTGCAAGACCAGACGCAGTTGAATAAAAACTCTGAAGAACAGGAAGTAAAACTGTATCAAGCAAAGATCGCTTCCGACGGAGCAGCTTCCTCGGCGCAGAAAGATGTTCCATTGAAGAAAGAAGCCGTTGGGTTCACAGCACCCGAAGCCGCTTCTGATAACGGAGCTGCAGCTGACGAATCGTCTTCTTACACCGCCGAAAACAGTGATGCCAATGGGGCAGCCGGTTCGGCTCCTGCTGGTGGTGCTGATACGGCTGGGCTGGGAAATACAAAAGAACAAGAGCTATCCTTTGGCTCTCTGGCGCAGGATGAAGTACGTGCCAAGAACAAAGCGGATCAGTCCGGAAACTCCTGCAGCAGGTCGCTGACCTCTTCCGGAGTAGAAAGAAATACCGCAGCGGTGCATTTTTATATGGGCTTGATTGAAGAGCGGCTGGAGGGTTTTGATTATCAGGTATTGGAGTCCGGTTACGCCCCGACAGGTAAGTGGAATTTCAGGATATTTATATTCCGGGGAAAAGACGGCAATACTTATAACGAAGAAATACGAGTCATAGGAAAGGATGGAAAAATTAAGATAATCTGTTCCAATGAAATTACGGGGTTGTAAAAATGAAAATAATAATTATTGACGGAAACAGTTTGATCAACAGGGCTTACTATGCCCTTCAAAGACCTATGATCACAAAGAGCGGACTGTACACTCATGGAGTGTACGGTTTTCTTAATATGCTGAATAAAATTAAAATGGACTATTGTCCTGACTATATTGCGGTTGCGTTTGACAGAAAAGCGCCGACCTTCAGACATCTGGAATACACAGAGTACAAGGCGGGAAGAAAAAAAATGCCTCCGGAGCTGGCGATGCAGATGCCGCTTCTAAAGGAAGTTTTGGATGCCATGAAAGTTAAGATGCTTGAAATCGATGGATTTGAAGCGGATGACATCATCGGCACCGTCGTGAAAAAAGCGGAAGCCGAAGGTCTTGATCCATTGATCATAACTGGGGATAAAGACGAGCTGCAGCTTGCTACAGAAAAAACAAAGGTAATCATTACGAGAAAAGGTATTTCTGAATTTGATCTTTATGACGAAGCTGCTATGATTGAGAAATACGGCTTTACACCGGAGCAGTTTATTGACTACAAAGGGCTCATGGGTGACCAGTCCGACAATATCCCAGGCATTCCGGGGGTAGGGGAAAAAACCGCAATGAAGCTGATACAGGAATACGGCAGCATTGCAAACATTATCGAAAATGTTGATCAGATCACCAGCAAGTCGTTGAAGGAAAAGATCCAGGAGCACGCCCAGCTTGCCATTATGAGCAGAAGACTTGCGACGATCAACACAGAGGTTCCAATTGATATTAATTTTGAAGAATTTAAGGTGGAGGAGCCGGATTATGACACCCTCATCGATTTATACATCAAGCTGGAGTTTAACAGCTTTTTAAAGAAAATGCCACCGCGGGGAAGCAGTGCAAAACCGGTTTTCTCAGATGGCGGAGCCTATGCCTCTGATGCAGTCGGCTCAGCCAATGCTGCAGCTGGAATGGCTGATGGGCCCGATGCAGCAAATATGACTGCTGCAAATGCAGAACCAGGCGATACGCCAGCTGTGCCGCTATTGAGAGATTTCTCTATCGTGTCCAGCGAGAGTAGTCCTTTGGCAAAGCATTATAAAACCAGAGACAGGAGCCATCTGGAAGCTTGCCTTTTGGCAGATAACAGCGGACTTGAGTTGCTGCGAAGCGAGCTTTTGGAAGACCCTGCTGCCGTAATAAAGGTGTTTAATGATCGAAATCACAAGGCAATTCCACAGGTTTACGGAATGAGTATTCTGTCAACAAAGCGATATTATTTTATTTCCGGTGATCAAACAGAATTGCTGAAAGAAGCCGCAACTCTGTTGATCAAAACCGACGTCAGGCTAACAGGACACAATTTAAAAGAGGATTATTATGCCTTACTGGCCAATGAACTTTTGCCTGCGGATGCTCACAGCGAATCGGGACAACTTTTTCAAACGGCGTTTGACACAATGATTGCTCAATATCTTCTGGATCCAGCCAGAAGTGACTACGGACTCAAATCATCGATGCTCGAATATTTTCATGAAGAGTTGGAAGATGAAGCTGCGTTATTCAAAGAGTATGGGCAGATAGGTTTTCTTGGTCGTTCAGAAGAAAAATACATGGAGTTTGGACAGAAATGGTGTCTTGCCATTGATGGATTAACTGCAGTGTTAAGAAATAAATTAATACAAGAGGAGCTGGATCATGTGTTCTGTGAGGTTGAACTTCCTTTGATAGAAGTTCTGGCATCCATGGAACACTGCGGCTTTGCGGTGGATGCGCAGGAACTGATCAATACCGGGATCATGCTCGGGGAGAAAATCAATGAGTTGACGAGCAGAATCTATGAGCTTGCAGGGGAGGAATTCAACATCAATTCTCCTATGCAGATGGGTGTGATTCTATTTGAAAAACTGAATCTGCCTTTCGGAAAAAAGACAAAGCGAGGCTATGCGACAGGCATTGAAATTCTGGAGAAACTCAAGGATGATTATGAAATTGTTGCATTGATTCTGGAATACAGGATGCACAGCAAGCTGAAGAGTACGTATATTGAAGGACTGCTTCCGCTGATCCACCAGGATCATAAGATCCATGCTCATTTTCAGCAGACCGTTGCTGCAACTGGAAGGATTAGCTGTACAGAGCCAAATCTGCAGAACATTCCCATCCGTCATGAGCTTGGCAGAAAGCTGAGAAAGGCGTTTGTACCTGAGAATGATGATTTCGTACTCGTTGGTGCGGATTATTCTCAGATTGAACTGCGAATCCTTGCCCATCTGTCTCAGGATCCTGAGCTGATTGACGCATTTAATCACGGAGATGATATTCATAAGATCACTGCGTCCAAGGTATTTAATGTGCCTGAGGATGATGTTACGCCGCTGCAGCGAAGCAATGCCAAAGCAGTAAATTTTGGCGTTATCTATGGAATGAGCGGATTTGGACTCTCAACAGAACTGAACATAACCCGAAAGGAAGCAGAACGGTACATCGGAGAATATTTCAAGAAATATACCAAGGTCAAAGAGTTTATGGATGGTCTGATTGAAAGCTGTAAACAGAATGGCTATGTTACGACCATTATGAAACGAAAAAGAATGGTACATGAAATAAATGCAAGCAATTTCATGGTTCGTCAGGCAGGAGAACGACTTGCGATGAACAGTCCAATACAGGGAAGTGCGGCAGATATTATCAAACTGGCAATGATTAAGGTCTATCAGGAACTGGCGAAAGAAAAGACAAGGTCAAGGCTGATACTTCAGGTACACGATGAATTGATCATTCAGACTCATAAATCTGAGCTGGAGAAGATCAAAAAGCTTCTGGAGGAAAACATGGAGCATGCAGTAGCATTAAGTGTGACGCTGTCTTCAGAGGTATCTACGGGCGAGAACTGGTACGATCTCAAATAGCACAGTCTCGTCGGCAGAGAAGGGTTATTGGAGGAATTAAAGCATGAGAATTATAGGACTTACCGGGGGCATCGGAGCCGGAAAATCAACGGTAACCGATTATCTGATTGCAAAAGGGTTTCATGTACTGGATGCTGATAAGATTTCCAGGGAAATTGTCCTCCCTGGATCTGATACCTTGATTCAGCTTGTGGAGCTCTTTGGAGAGGACATTCTTGAGGAAGATGGCGGACTGAACAGAAAGAAGCTCGGCAGCATCGTCTTCTCCGATCCCGAAAAGAAAAAGCAGCTGGACCTATTGATGCACACAAGAATTCTTGAAATCATCCATGAACGAATCTTTCAGATCAGGGAAGAAAGCCTCCATAATGCAGAAACCGTCATTAATCCCAAACTTGCAGCCACAAATAAGGTAATCTTCATCGATGCACCGCTTCTATTTGAGACGGGTCTTGAGAAAAGTGTTGAGGAAATCTGGGTCATTGACGCGGAGGATGAGATTCGCATAAGGCGGGTCATGGAGCGAGATGCTCTGGAACGCAGTGAAATTATCCGAATCATGAGCTTTCAGATGGATCGAAATGAAAAAAATCGCAGAGCGGATGTGCTGCTGGATAACTCGGGCGAAAAAGAAGCCCTATACCGTCAGCTGGATCTGCTGCTTCAAAATTTATAATTTGTCGGAGAACTGAGATGACAAAAAAATTAATTGCACTGACTGCAATTGTATCCCTTTTGCTTTCAAGCCTTGTTGGCTGCGGTGAGACGCCAAACTTTCTCGGCGGGCCTGCCAATGAAGAAAAGCAAATGATCAGATCCAATGAGGTATTCATCCCCATTGAAAAGGTAAGGACGTTAAACCCCATCATTTCCAAGGATGAAGATGCCTATTACGTAAACAAACTGATCTATGAAGGCCTGTTTGAATATGATAAAAATCTGACGCTGAAACCCCTGCTCGCAGACAGTTATTCTTATTCTGCGGGTGAAAACGCCGTTACCATTCAAGTAAAGAAGGGGATTTCCTGGCAAGACGGTCAGGAATTAAATGCAGACGATGTGAAATTTACCATTGATGCACTGCTCAGTGCATCCTATTCGGGCAGCACGCTTTATGCTTCCAGTGTTAACAACATTAAATCCACGAAGCTGGATGGAAAAGATCCCTATAGCATAACGGTCTATTT
This genomic window from Clostridiales bacterium contains:
- the polA gene encoding DNA polymerase I, which gives rise to MKIIIIDGNSLINRAYYALQRPMITKSGLYTHGVYGFLNMLNKIKMDYCPDYIAVAFDRKAPTFRHLEYTEYKAGRKKMPPELAMQMPLLKEVLDAMKVKMLEIDGFEADDIIGTVVKKAEAEGLDPLIITGDKDELQLATEKTKVIITRKGISEFDLYDEAAMIEKYGFTPEQFIDYKGLMGDQSDNIPGIPGVGEKTAMKLIQEYGSIANIIENVDQITSKSLKEKIQEHAQLAIMSRRLATINTEVPIDINFEEFKVEEPDYDTLIDLYIKLEFNSFLKKMPPRGSSAKPVFSDGGAYASDAVGSANAAAGMADGPDAANMTAANAEPGDTPAVPLLRDFSIVSSESSPLAKHYKTRDRSHLEACLLADNSGLELLRSELLEDPAAVIKVFNDRNHKAIPQVYGMSILSTKRYYFISGDQTELLKEAATLLIKTDVRLTGHNLKEDYYALLANELLPADAHSESGQLFQTAFDTMIAQYLLDPARSDYGLKSSMLEYFHEELEDEAALFKEYGQIGFLGRSEEKYMEFGQKWCLAIDGLTAVLRNKLIQEELDHVFCEVELPLIEVLASMEHCGFAVDAQELINTGIMLGEKINELTSRIYELAGEEFNINSPMQMGVILFEKLNLPFGKKTKRGYATGIEILEKLKDDYEIVALILEYRMHSKLKSTYIEGLLPLIHQDHKIHAHFQQTVAATGRISCTEPNLQNIPIRHELGRKLRKAFVPENDDFVLVGADYSQIELRILAHLSQDPELIDAFNHGDDIHKITASKVFNVPEDDVTPLQRSNAKAVNFGVIYGMSGFGLSTELNITRKEAERYIGEYFKKYTKVKEFMDGLIESCKQNGYVTTIMKRKRMVHEINASNFMVRQAGERLAMNSPIQGSAADIIKLAMIKVYQELAKEKTRSRLILQVHDELIIQTHKSELEKIKKLLEENMEHAVALSVTLSSEVSTGENWYDLK
- a CDS encoding dephospho-CoA kinase; translated protein: MRIIGLTGGIGAGKSTVTDYLIAKGFHVLDADKISREIVLPGSDTLIQLVELFGEDILEEDGGLNRKKLGSIVFSDPEKKKQLDLLMHTRILEIIHERIFQIREESLHNAETVINPKLAATNKVIFIDAPLLFETGLEKSVEEIWVIDAEDEIRIRRVMERDALERSEIIRIMSFQMDRNEKNRRADVLLDNSGEKEALYRQLDLLLQNL